One Actinospica robiniae DSM 44927 genomic region harbors:
- a CDS encoding enolase C-terminal domain-like protein, translating to MSDARARILALDTYDIRFPTSREHDGSDAMNPDPDYSAAYVVLRSDALGPNGQELAGHGFAFTIGRGNEVQVAAIEALRAHVVGRELDELCADPGSVSRALIGDSQLRWLGPEKGVMQMAIGAVVNAVWDLAGKRAGKPVWQLLADAEPEWLVSQIDFRYIEDALTPAEALELLRAGRAGAEERVALLREHGYPAYTTSPGWLGYSDEKLTRLAKQAVEDGFTQIKLKVGADLEDDMRRFRAARAAVGPDLRIAIDANQRWNVPEAVDWVQALAEFEPYWIEEPTSPDDILGHAAVRRGVAPVKVATGEHVQNRIVFKQLLQADAIDILQLDSARVAGVNENLAILLLAAKFGVPVCPHAGGVGLCELVQHLSMFDYVALSGTTVDRVIEYVDHLHEHFVDPVRVIAGSYQAPEAPGFSARMHDGSIAAYRFPDGTFWVEDLRRQNEGVSQ from the coding sequence ATGTCGGACGCCCGCGCCCGGATACTTGCCCTGGATACTTATGACATCCGGTTCCCCACCTCGCGTGAGCACGACGGGTCGGATGCCATGAATCCAGACCCTGACTACTCGGCGGCCTATGTGGTGCTGCGCTCCGACGCCCTCGGCCCGAACGGCCAGGAACTCGCCGGGCACGGTTTCGCCTTCACGATAGGTCGGGGCAATGAGGTGCAGGTCGCCGCGATCGAGGCGCTGCGCGCGCACGTGGTCGGCCGCGAGCTCGACGAGCTGTGCGCCGACCCCGGCAGCGTCAGCCGGGCCCTGATCGGCGACAGCCAGCTGCGCTGGCTCGGCCCGGAGAAGGGCGTGATGCAGATGGCCATCGGCGCCGTCGTCAACGCCGTCTGGGACCTCGCCGGAAAGCGCGCGGGCAAGCCGGTCTGGCAGCTGCTCGCCGACGCCGAGCCGGAATGGCTGGTGAGCCAGATCGACTTCCGCTACATCGAGGACGCGCTCACCCCGGCCGAGGCGCTCGAGCTGCTGCGCGCCGGACGGGCCGGCGCCGAGGAGCGGGTCGCGCTGCTGCGCGAGCACGGCTACCCGGCGTACACCACCTCGCCCGGCTGGCTCGGCTACTCCGACGAGAAGCTGACCCGGCTGGCCAAGCAGGCCGTCGAGGACGGGTTCACCCAGATCAAGCTGAAGGTCGGCGCCGACCTCGAGGACGATATGCGCCGCTTCCGTGCCGCCCGCGCCGCCGTCGGCCCCGACCTGCGTATCGCCATCGACGCGAACCAGCGCTGGAACGTGCCCGAGGCGGTCGACTGGGTGCAGGCGCTGGCCGAGTTCGAGCCCTACTGGATCGAGGAGCCGACCAGCCCGGACGACATCCTCGGCCACGCCGCGGTTCGCCGCGGGGTCGCCCCGGTGAAGGTCGCCACCGGCGAGCACGTGCAGAACCGGATCGTGTTCAAGCAGCTGCTGCAGGCCGACGCCATCGACATCCTGCAGCTCGACTCCGCCCGGGTGGCCGGGGTCAACGAGAACCTCGCGATCCTGCTGCTCGCGGCCAAGTTCGGCGTCCCGGTCTGCCCGCACGCCGGCGGCGTGGGCCTGTGCGAGCTGGTCCAGCACCTGTCCATGTTCGACTACGTGGCGCTGAGCGGCACGACCGTGGACCGCGTCATCGAATACGTCGACCACCTGCACGAGCACTTCGTCGATCCGGTGCGCGTGATCGCGGGCAGCTACCAGGCGCCCGAGGCCCCCGGATTCTCGGCCCGCATGCACGACGGATCGATCGCGGCATACCGCTTCCCGGACGGTACCTTCTGGGTGGAAGACCTGCGTCGCCAGAACGAAGGAGTCTCACAATGA
- a CDS encoding MarR family winged helix-turn-helix transcriptional regulator, whose product MTAPREPDPSPPAPPPPPPAPPPPPDLDLRQRLVGSPTMRLVGLAGQAMGNRYRRVLAEEDGLSPGAAGVLNALAWGQGRGLEAGTPGRATHSELAQRCMITPATLTGLVSTLEKAGYVRRRRDESDRRIVWLTLTEAGEARSREIGLRAKAANDELMRKLTPELEAALRDFLITVIENDLAVVHQETSVLSEHTSTPAHPGHRAPTARSAPPVPTTDQPAPGRTPC is encoded by the coding sequence GTGACCGCACCGCGCGAGCCGGACCCCTCGCCCCCCGCCCCGCCGCCGCCCCCTCCCGCGCCCCCGCCGCCGCCCGACCTCGACCTGCGCCAACGCCTGGTCGGCTCGCCCACGATGCGGCTGGTCGGGCTGGCCGGACAGGCCATGGGCAACCGGTACCGGCGGGTGCTCGCCGAGGAGGACGGGCTCTCGCCCGGCGCCGCCGGCGTGCTCAACGCGCTCGCCTGGGGCCAAGGGCGCGGGCTGGAGGCCGGCACCCCGGGCCGGGCCACGCACTCGGAGCTCGCCCAGCGCTGCATGATCACCCCGGCCACGCTCACCGGCCTGGTCTCGACGCTGGAGAAGGCCGGCTACGTCCGGCGCCGGCGGGACGAGTCCGACCGGCGGATCGTCTGGCTCACCCTCACCGAGGCCGGCGAGGCCCGCTCGCGCGAGATCGGCCTGCGGGCCAAGGCCGCCAACGACGAACTCATGCGAAAGTTGACCCCCGAACTCGAAGCCGCCCTGCGTGACTTCCTGATCACCGTGATCGAGAACGACCTCGCGGTCGTGCACCAGGAGACGTCCGTCTTGTCCGAGCACACCTCCACGCCCGCACACCCCGGGCACCGGGCGCCGACCGCGCGGTCGGCGCCGCCCGTCCCGACCACCGACCAGCCCGCCCCCGGGAGGACGCCGTGCTGA
- a CDS encoding SDR family NAD(P)-dependent oxidoreductase, with protein sequence MTDQHLEFAGLRAVVTGGGSGIGLATATLLAERGATVAVLDLDPSAAPDPKLGFVADVTDDESVRAAVAGAAEALGGIDILINNAGIGAAGTVEDNSDEQWHRVYDVNVVGMVRVSRAALPHLRASAHAAIVNTASIAAVAGLPQRALYSATKGAVYALTLAMATDHLREGIRVNCVNPGTADTPWVGRLLDAAQDPEAERAALAARQPMGRLVTAPEIAAAIAYLASPLAASVTGTSLAVDGGFTGLRPRPIGQ encoded by the coding sequence ATGACCGATCAGCACCTCGAGTTCGCGGGCCTGCGCGCGGTGGTGACCGGCGGCGGCTCCGGCATCGGACTGGCCACCGCGACTCTGCTCGCCGAGCGCGGCGCCACCGTCGCGGTGCTCGACCTCGACCCGTCCGCGGCCCCGGATCCCAAGCTGGGCTTCGTCGCCGACGTCACCGACGACGAGTCCGTGCGCGCCGCCGTGGCCGGCGCGGCCGAAGCGCTCGGCGGGATAGACATCCTGATCAACAACGCCGGCATCGGCGCGGCCGGCACGGTCGAGGACAACTCGGACGAGCAGTGGCACCGGGTCTACGACGTCAACGTGGTCGGCATGGTGCGCGTCTCCCGGGCCGCGCTGCCGCACCTGCGCGCCTCGGCTCACGCCGCGATCGTCAACACCGCCTCGATCGCCGCCGTGGCCGGCCTGCCGCAGCGCGCGCTCTACAGCGCGACCAAGGGCGCCGTGTACGCGCTGACCCTGGCCATGGCCACCGACCACCTGCGCGAGGGCATCCGGGTCAACTGCGTGAACCCGGGCACCGCGGACACTCCGTGGGTCGGCCGGCTCCTCGACGCCGCGCAGGACCCGGAGGCCGAGCGCGCCGCGCTGGCGGCCCGCCAGCCCATGGGCCGGCTCGTCACCGCGCCGGAGATCGCCGCCGCCATCGCCTACCTCGCCTCGCCGCTGGCCGCCAGCGTCACCGGCACCTCGCTCGCGGTCGACGGCGGCTTCACCGGCCTGCGTCCCCGCCCGATCGGCCAGTAG
- a CDS encoding pectinesterase family protein, whose product MRSRRSALLAAVCVSALAGGAFAVGAAPASAAGPAAGVTLTVGKSGAEYTTVQSAVDAVPNDSGTAYTISIAAGTYREMVTIPATKLHLSLIGATGNAKDVVITSSTYAGEATSSGSTYGTEGSATVHVKASDFTAKYITFSNTFDKLDYPSVTATQAVAIAMEGDRQVYQNDVFYGHQDTLLSWDSTATAELRQYVYNSTIDGDVDYIFGDGDLVVDRSDIVTLNDGIYSKAYLTAPATYAAETYGILLTGDTVTSTLASNGVYLGRAWEPFSGTAPQLVVRNTNLPAQVNTTNPYLGISSATWTPGRYYEYDDTGSGANANESTRPQLTAAQAASYTAYTYLAGSDGWDPVVSGAARTVAAQAERDNARLGDTRRVAEPRLPGTCQTVTSDLAAPANREFSDDMEAAAPDTARIQAALNACAGTGQAVELSPGADGGDTAFLSAPLTVSGFEYLVIDTGVTLFASRQATDYGAACGTIGSSSNGCAAFITVSGNESGVEGVRADSRSRGSRDGLGNPTQGAIDGRGDLPILGTTTSWWDNAVTAKAEGLKQVNPRLIQATSSDQFTVYDLTLRDAAKQNLYYKTGGGLLVWGLVVESPDTSLNTDGIDIDSSVYATVRDSWIMDGDDCVAMQTNDATDVHLTVADNQCFGTHGISIGSETTYGLQDILVEHNRIEGKDLYGTESSIAAGIRIKSYEGVGGVVRDVEYLDTTMSDLQYPIDLDPFYSAPTGTANIPDYAGVTIDGLVATRSIPGAQEVVEGVSADHPTVLTLRDVYADATTTVSQYARITIEHSDLDFAGTGVAEVLR is encoded by the coding sequence ATGCGATCGCGCAGATCCGCGCTGCTCGCCGCCGTTTGCGTCTCCGCCCTCGCGGGCGGCGCGTTCGCGGTCGGGGCGGCGCCCGCCTCCGCCGCCGGCCCGGCCGCCGGCGTCACGCTTACCGTCGGAAAATCCGGTGCCGAATACACGACCGTGCAGTCCGCGGTCGACGCCGTGCCGAACGACTCCGGCACCGCCTACACGATCTCCATCGCCGCCGGCACTTACCGCGAGATGGTGACGATCCCGGCCACCAAGCTGCACCTGAGCCTGATCGGGGCCACCGGCAACGCCAAGGACGTCGTCATCACGTCCTCGACCTACGCGGGCGAGGCCACCAGCAGCGGCTCCACGTACGGCACGGAGGGCTCGGCCACCGTGCACGTGAAGGCCAGCGACTTCACCGCGAAATACATCACTTTCTCCAACACGTTCGACAAGCTCGACTACCCGAGCGTGACCGCCACGCAGGCCGTCGCGATCGCGATGGAAGGCGACCGGCAGGTCTACCAGAACGACGTCTTCTACGGACATCAGGACACCCTGCTGTCCTGGGATTCCACCGCGACCGCCGAGCTGCGCCAGTACGTGTACAACTCCACCATCGACGGCGATGTCGATTACATCTTCGGCGACGGCGACCTGGTCGTGGACCGCTCCGACATCGTGACGCTCAACGACGGGATCTACTCGAAGGCGTACCTGACCGCGCCCGCGACTTACGCCGCCGAGACGTACGGCATCCTGCTGACCGGCGACACCGTGACCAGCACGCTCGCCTCGAACGGCGTGTACCTCGGTCGCGCCTGGGAGCCGTTCTCGGGCACCGCGCCGCAGTTGGTCGTGCGCAACACGAACCTGCCCGCGCAGGTCAACACGACGAACCCGTATCTTGGTATCAGCAGTGCGACATGGACGCCCGGTCGCTACTACGAATACGACGACACCGGCTCCGGCGCGAACGCGAACGAGTCCACTCGTCCGCAGCTGACCGCGGCCCAGGCCGCGTCGTACACGGCGTACACGTACCTGGCCGGGTCGGACGGCTGGGACCCGGTGGTGAGCGGCGCCGCCAGAACCGTTGCCGCACAAGCCGAACGGGACAACGCGCGGCTCGGCGACACCCGCCGCGTAGCCGAGCCGAGGCTGCCCGGCACCTGCCAGACCGTGACCTCCGACCTCGCCGCTCCGGCGAACCGGGAGTTCTCGGACGACATGGAGGCCGCAGCCCCCGACACCGCCCGCATCCAGGCCGCGCTGAACGCCTGCGCCGGCACCGGTCAGGCCGTCGAACTGTCGCCCGGCGCCGACGGCGGCGACACGGCGTTCCTCTCCGCGCCGCTGACCGTCTCAGGCTTCGAGTACCTCGTCATCGACACCGGGGTCACGCTCTTCGCCTCGCGTCAGGCCACTGACTACGGCGCCGCCTGCGGGACGATCGGCTCGTCCTCCAACGGATGCGCCGCCTTCATCACCGTCAGCGGCAACGAGAGCGGCGTCGAGGGCGTGCGCGCGGACTCGCGCAGCCGGGGCTCCCGGGACGGGCTGGGCAATCCGACCCAGGGCGCGATCGACGGCCGCGGCGACCTGCCGATCCTCGGTACGACCACGAGCTGGTGGGACAACGCGGTGACCGCCAAGGCGGAAGGGCTCAAGCAGGTCAATCCGCGGCTGATCCAGGCGACGTCCTCCGACCAGTTCACCGTGTACGACCTCACCCTGCGCGACGCGGCGAAGCAGAATCTCTACTACAAGACCGGCGGCGGCCTGCTGGTCTGGGGTCTCGTCGTGGAGAGCCCCGACACCTCGCTGAACACCGACGGCATCGACATCGACTCCTCGGTGTACGCCACCGTCCGCGACTCGTGGATCATGGACGGTGACGACTGCGTGGCCATGCAGACGAACGACGCCACTGACGTGCACCTGACCGTGGCGGACAACCAGTGCTTCGGCACGCACGGCATCTCGATCGGCAGCGAGACGACCTACGGGCTGCAGGACATCCTCGTCGAGCACAACCGCATCGAGGGCAAGGACCTCTACGGCACCGAGTCGAGCATCGCGGCCGGTATCCGGATCAAGTCGTACGAAGGCGTCGGCGGTGTCGTGCGCGACGTCGAGTACCTGGACACGACCATGTCCGACCTGCAGTACCCGATCGATCTCGACCCGTTCTACTCCGCGCCGACCGGCACCGCGAACATCCCGGATTATGCCGGCGTCACCATCGACGGCCTGGTCGCAACCCGTTCCATCCCGGGCGCGCAGGAGGTCGTCGAGGGCGTCAGCGCGGACCATCCGACCGTGCTGACCCTGCGTGACGTGTACGCGGACGCCACCACGACCGTGTCCCAGTACGCGCGGATCACCATCGAACATAGCGATCTGGACTTCGCCGGCACCGGCGTCGCGGAGGTACTGCGCTGA
- a CDS encoding amidohydrolase family protein, producing MTVDAHHHLWDLHVRAHEWLRAPELKPIWRDFGLEELEAQARACGVDKTILVQVAASADETREFLAYAACTRLIAGVVGWMDLAAPGPAEQLAKIRGGAGGQRLVGIRHLVQDEADPAWLDRPGVRAGLAAVGAAGLPYDLLVRPAQAEAALRAVRALPDQVFVLDHIGKPPIASGETEPWAAWIRELAAEPHVVCKLSGLVTEADWGTWTVPDLRPYAEVVLEAFGPDRLMFGSDWPVCVLAGSYDDVFHAATDLTAQLSVAEREAVFGGTATRVYGI from the coding sequence ATGACGGTAGACGCGCACCACCACCTCTGGGATCTGCATGTCCGCGCGCACGAGTGGCTGCGCGCGCCCGAACTCAAGCCGATCTGGCGGGATTTCGGGCTCGAGGAGCTTGAAGCCCAGGCGAGGGCCTGCGGCGTGGACAAGACGATCCTGGTCCAGGTGGCCGCTTCCGCCGACGAGACCAGGGAGTTCCTCGCGTACGCGGCGTGCACCCGGCTGATCGCGGGCGTGGTCGGCTGGATGGACCTGGCCGCGCCCGGCCCGGCCGAGCAGCTGGCGAAGATCCGCGGCGGGGCCGGCGGCCAGCGCCTGGTCGGTATCAGGCATCTGGTTCAGGACGAGGCCGATCCGGCCTGGCTGGACCGCCCCGGGGTACGGGCCGGCCTCGCCGCCGTGGGCGCGGCCGGACTGCCCTACGACCTGCTGGTGCGTCCGGCGCAGGCCGAGGCCGCGCTGCGCGCGGTGCGTGCGCTGCCCGACCAGGTGTTCGTGCTCGACCACATCGGCAAGCCCCCGATCGCCTCCGGCGAGACCGAGCCGTGGGCGGCCTGGATCCGCGAGCTGGCCGCCGAACCGCACGTCGTGTGCAAGCTCTCCGGCCTGGTCACCGAGGCCGACTGGGGCACCTGGACGGTTCCGGATCTGCGCCCCTACGCGGAGGTCGTGCTCGAGGCCTTCGGGCCGGACCGGCTCATGTTCGGCTCCGACTGGCCGGTGTGCGTCCTGGCCGGGAGCTACGATGACGTCTTCCACGCCGCGACCGACCTCACCGCGCAGCTGAGTGTGGCCGAGCGCGAGGCGGTTTTCGGCGGGACCGCGACCCGGGTGTACGGGATCTGA
- a CDS encoding aldo/keto reductase: MPQQRPDVLRRVSRLGFGGAAIGNLFAQVDDDAAAEAVNAAWADGFRYFDTAPHYGLGLSERRLGEALRPRPRGEYVLSTKVGRILEPLAGEIPEGLRDDEGFDVRRTHRRRWDFSGDGVRRSIEESLQRLGLDRIDIAYLHDPDDHAEQALAEAYPALEKLRAEGVVGAIGVGMNQSALPARFVRETDIDVVLLAGRYTLLDQSGLAELLPAAAERGVAVVLGGVFNSGLLADPRQAATYDYAPAPEPILRRALEIERVCLEHGVPLRAAALRFGFGHPAVISALIGVRDAGQAEDCAALAGVAIPTELWEDLRTRGLLSPDVPVPTE, from the coding sequence GTGCCCCAGCAACGTCCTGACGTCCTGCGCCGGGTCTCGCGCCTCGGCTTCGGCGGCGCGGCCATCGGCAACCTCTTCGCGCAGGTCGACGACGACGCCGCGGCCGAGGCCGTGAACGCGGCCTGGGCCGACGGTTTCCGCTACTTCGACACGGCGCCGCACTACGGTCTGGGCCTGTCCGAGCGCAGGCTCGGCGAGGCGCTGCGGCCGCGGCCCCGGGGCGAGTACGTGCTCTCCACCAAGGTCGGCCGGATCCTGGAGCCGCTGGCCGGGGAGATCCCGGAGGGCCTGCGCGACGACGAGGGCTTCGACGTCCGGCGCACCCACCGCCGCCGCTGGGACTTCAGCGGCGACGGCGTGCGCCGCAGCATCGAGGAGAGCCTGCAGCGGCTCGGACTCGACCGGATCGACATCGCCTACCTGCACGACCCGGACGACCACGCCGAGCAGGCGCTGGCCGAGGCGTATCCGGCGCTGGAGAAGCTGCGGGCGGAGGGCGTCGTCGGGGCGATCGGCGTCGGCATGAACCAGAGCGCGCTGCCGGCGCGGTTCGTGCGCGAGACCGACATCGACGTCGTCCTGCTGGCCGGCCGCTACACCCTGCTCGACCAGAGCGGGCTGGCCGAACTGCTGCCCGCGGCCGCGGAGCGCGGCGTCGCCGTCGTGCTCGGCGGCGTGTTCAACTCCGGCCTGCTGGCCGACCCGCGCCAGGCCGCGACCTACGACTACGCGCCCGCCCCGGAGCCGATCCTGCGCCGGGCGTTGGAGATCGAGAGGGTCTGCCTCGAGCACGGCGTCCCGCTGCGCGCGGCTGCGCTGCGGTTCGGTTTCGGCCACCCCGCCGTCATCAGCGCGCTGATCGGCGTCAGGGATGCCGGGCAGGCGGAAGATTGCGCCGCGCTGGCCGGGGTAGCGATACCGACGGAGCTGTGGGAGGACCTGCGTACCCGCGGCCTGCTTTCCCCCGACGTCCCGGTTCCGACGGAGTGA